In Canis lupus dingo isolate Sandy chromosome 1, ASM325472v2, whole genome shotgun sequence, a single genomic region encodes these proteins:
- the LOC125755668 gene encoding 60S ribosomal protein L29-like, which produces MAKSKNHTTHNQSQKWYRNGIKKPRSQRYESLKGVDPKFLRNMRFAKKHKKGLKKMQANNAKAMTASAKAIKAPVNPRRLSPRSQRAAAASSINLPTSLTPNSGNSCSYPHCQRSQALPAKVQGQDMQTSSIGCWLWLLGLTVLIQS; this is translated from the coding sequence ATGGCCAAGTCCAAGAACCACACCACGCACAACCAGTCGCAAAAATGGTACAGAAATGGCATCAAGAAACCCCGGTCACAAAGATACGAATCTCTTAAGGGGGTAGACCCCAAGTTTCTGAGGAACATGCGCTTTGCCAAGAAGCACAAGAAGGGCCTGAAGAAGATGCAGGCCAACAATGCCAAGGCCATGACTGCGAGTGCCAAGGCTATCAAGGCCCCTGTCAACCCAAGGAGGTTAAGCCCAAGATCCCAAAGGGCGGCAGCCGCAAGCTCCATCAACTTGCCTACATCACTCACCCCAAACTCGGGAAACTCGTGCTCATACCCTCATTGCCAAAGGTCTCAGGCTCTGCCGGCCAAAGTCCAAGGCCAAGATATGCAGACATCATCCATTGGTTGTTGGCTGTGGCTATTGGGGCTGACTGTACTTATCCAGAGTTGA